In one window of Opitutus sp. GAS368 DNA:
- a CDS encoding ribonucleoside-diphosphate reductase subunit alpha: MNPPSIAQDLALKKLSVTPPDQKPNYNWRDILGGEDLPVPEIQVLCPHGEERFDLSEVADTVGRSLSNLLLAKGEKDIFNEKNQRFVADVTREVAQNLTKKALERGPLRVSLHDLYVLIEKTLVDNNAHDVAKSLLLKRASKLNLARETHGVTVRLIRRNHQVVPWNSAKIEIAIRKAFLSLQKDPAPASAITRAVTERAAAVKQAFLHIEEVQDMVQEELMKAGHYKVAEDYILYRAHRQAAREAAPELAPEPTAAPSQPSMVVVARADGTTELWNGLDLKKRIEFASIGLELCLTPDQIEAELRRALFDNIALGDLNNTIILNAKTLIEKDADFAKFAGRIQLSYIYEEVLGWDIVRDGIAALKKFHQQAFAKYIDHGIAIKRLTPRLKEYDLAKIAAALDPSADLEFDFLGVQTVYDRYLIIDKTGKRSKRLETPQFFWMRVAMGLFLDEKKKGREDWAIRLYELYKSRRFCSSTPTLFNSGTLHSQLSSCYLYYVDDSLEGIMYRGIAENAQLSKWAGGLGGSWTSVRGTGAHIAGTNGESQGVIPFLKLHNDQLVAVNQGGKRKGSGCAYLESWHNDIFEFLELRRNTGDDRRRTHDMNTANWIPDLFMKRMEARGTWTLFRANETPDLHHLYGRKFEEAYLKYEKMGEEGKIQAHKIEALELWKKMLSMLFETGHPWITFKDPCNVRSPQDHAGVIHSSNLCTEITLNTSNEETAVCNLGSVILDSHLKPDGSLDHEKLRDTIHVAVRALDNVIDINFYPTVAAKTSNLRHRPIGLGVMGLANSLYMKGIPFASSEAVEFNDEFMEAIAYYAYESSSDLAAERGTYSSYKGSKWDRGLLPPDTVELLAQERGLPIQVPAGGKMDWTPLRQKIAKHGMRNSNVLAIAPTATISNITNTSPCIEPTYKNLYVKSNLSGEFVVLNPFLVKDLKARNLWNQEMIDALKYFDGELKDIEAIPADLKARYLTAFDVDFKWVIDAAARRQKWIDQSQSVNLWLKSPDLKVLSHMYRHAWHAGLKTTYYLRTLGASNIEKATVSVKKEVRGAAGETKAETATRDAKDVATAAALSTAPFGGGSISASTEPQVSGLSSQVSASAKKIYTPAEKTACSIEAMKNGEICEACQ; this comes from the coding sequence ATGAACCCTCCTTCCATTGCCCAGGACCTTGCCCTCAAGAAACTTAGCGTCACGCCCCCCGACCAGAAACCCAACTACAACTGGCGCGACATCCTCGGCGGCGAGGACCTCCCGGTCCCCGAGATTCAGGTCCTCTGCCCCCACGGCGAGGAGCGTTTCGACCTGAGTGAGGTCGCTGACACCGTCGGCCGTTCCCTCTCCAACCTCCTCCTCGCCAAGGGCGAGAAGGACATCTTCAACGAGAAGAACCAGCGCTTCGTCGCCGACGTCACCCGCGAAGTCGCCCAGAACCTCACCAAGAAAGCCCTCGAGCGCGGCCCCCTCCGCGTTTCGTTGCATGATCTTTACGTGCTCATCGAAAAAACCCTCGTCGACAACAACGCCCACGACGTCGCCAAGAGCCTCCTGCTCAAGCGCGCCTCCAAGCTCAACCTCGCCCGCGAGACCCACGGCGTCACCGTCCGCCTCATCCGCCGCAACCACCAGGTCGTGCCCTGGAACAGCGCCAAGATCGAGATCGCCATCCGCAAGGCCTTCCTCTCCCTCCAGAAGGACCCCGCCCCCGCCTCGGCCATCACCCGCGCCGTCACCGAGCGCGCCGCCGCCGTGAAGCAGGCCTTCCTCCACATCGAGGAGGTCCAGGACATGGTCCAGGAGGAGCTCATGAAGGCCGGCCACTACAAGGTCGCCGAGGACTACATCCTTTACCGCGCCCACCGCCAGGCCGCCCGCGAAGCCGCCCCCGAGCTCGCGCCCGAGCCCACCGCCGCCCCCTCGCAGCCCTCCATGGTCGTCGTCGCCCGCGCCGACGGCACCACCGAGCTCTGGAACGGCCTCGACCTCAAGAAGCGCATCGAGTTCGCCTCCATCGGCCTCGAGCTCTGCCTCACCCCCGACCAGATCGAGGCCGAGCTCCGCCGCGCCCTCTTCGACAACATCGCCCTCGGCGACCTCAACAACACGATCATCCTCAACGCCAAGACCCTGATCGAGAAGGACGCCGACTTCGCCAAGTTCGCCGGCCGCATCCAGCTCTCCTACATCTACGAGGAGGTCCTCGGCTGGGACATCGTCCGCGACGGCATCGCCGCCCTCAAGAAGTTCCACCAGCAGGCCTTCGCCAAATACATCGACCACGGCATCGCCATCAAGCGCCTCACCCCGCGCCTCAAGGAATACGACCTCGCCAAGATCGCCGCCGCCCTCGACCCCTCCGCCGACCTCGAGTTCGACTTCCTCGGCGTCCAGACCGTTTACGACCGCTACCTCATCATCGACAAGACCGGCAAGCGCTCCAAGCGCCTCGAGACCCCCCAGTTCTTCTGGATGCGCGTCGCCATGGGCCTCTTCCTCGACGAGAAGAAGAAGGGCCGCGAGGACTGGGCCATCCGCCTCTACGAGCTCTACAAGTCCCGCCGCTTCTGCTCGTCCACGCCGACCCTTTTCAACTCCGGCACCCTCCACTCCCAGCTGTCGTCCTGCTACCTCTACTACGTGGACGACTCCCTCGAGGGCATCATGTATCGCGGCATCGCCGAGAACGCCCAGCTCTCCAAGTGGGCCGGCGGCCTCGGCGGCTCCTGGACCTCCGTCCGCGGCACCGGCGCCCACATCGCCGGCACCAACGGCGAGTCGCAGGGCGTCATCCCCTTCCTCAAGCTCCACAACGACCAGCTCGTCGCCGTCAACCAGGGCGGCAAGCGCAAGGGCTCCGGCTGCGCCTACCTCGAATCCTGGCACAACGACATCTTCGAGTTCCTCGAGCTCCGCCGCAATACGGGTGACGACCGCCGTCGCACCCACGACATGAACACGGCGAACTGGATCCCCGACCTCTTCATGAAGCGCATGGAGGCCCGCGGCACCTGGACCCTCTTCCGCGCCAACGAGACCCCCGACCTGCACCACCTCTACGGCCGGAAGTTCGAGGAGGCCTACCTCAAATACGAGAAGATGGGCGAGGAAGGCAAAATCCAGGCCCACAAGATCGAGGCCCTCGAGCTCTGGAAGAAGATGCTCTCGATGCTCTTCGAGACCGGCCACCCGTGGATCACCTTCAAGGATCCCTGCAACGTCCGCTCCCCGCAGGACCACGCCGGCGTCATCCACTCCAGCAACCTCTGCACGGAGATCACGCTCAACACCTCGAACGAGGAGACCGCCGTCTGCAACCTCGGCTCCGTCATCCTCGACTCGCACCTCAAGCCCGACGGCTCCCTCGACCACGAGAAGCTGCGCGACACCATCCACGTCGCCGTCCGCGCGCTGGACAACGTCATCGACATCAACTTCTACCCGACCGTCGCCGCCAAGACCTCCAACCTCCGCCACCGTCCCATCGGCCTCGGCGTCATGGGCCTGGCCAATTCGCTCTACATGAAGGGCATTCCCTTCGCCTCGTCGGAGGCCGTCGAGTTCAACGACGAGTTCATGGAGGCCATCGCCTACTACGCCTACGAGTCCTCCTCCGACCTCGCGGCCGAGCGCGGCACCTACTCCAGCTACAAGGGCTCGAAGTGGGACCGCGGCCTGCTCCCGCCCGACACCGTCGAGCTCCTCGCCCAGGAGCGCGGTCTGCCCATCCAGGTCCCGGCCGGCGGCAAGATGGACTGGACACCCCTCCGCCAGAAGATCGCCAAGCACGGCATGCGGAACTCCAACGTCCTCGCCATCGCCCCCACCGCGACGATCTCCAACATCACGAACACGTCGCCCTGCATCGAGCCCACCTACAAGAACCTCTACGTCAAATCCAACCTCTCCGGCGAGTTCGTCGTCCTGAACCCCTTCCTCGTGAAGGACCTCAAGGCCCGCAACCTCTGGAACCAGGAGATGATCGACGCCCTGAAGTATTTCGACGGCGAGCTGAAGGACATCGAGGCCATCCCCGCCGACCTGAAGGCCCGTTACCTCACGGCCTTCGACGTCGACTTCAAGTGGGTGATCGACGCCGCCGCCCGCCGCCAGAAGTGGATCGACCAGTCCCAGTCGGTGAACCTGTGGCTCAAGAGCCCGGACCTGAAGGTGCTCAGCCACATGTATCGCCACGCCTGGCACGCCGGCCTCAAGACCACGTATTATTTGCGGACCTTGGGTGCCTCGAACATCGAGAAGGCGACGGTCAGCGTGAAGAAGGAAGTCCGCGGCGCCGCCGGCGAAACCAAGGCCGAGACCGCGACCCGCGACGCCAAGGACGTCGCCACCGCCGCCGCCCTCAGCACCGCCCCGTTCGGTGGAGGGTCGATCTCCGCATCGACCGAACCTCAGGTTTCAGGTCTCAGCTCTCAGGTTTCTGCTTCTGCGAAGAAGATCTACACCCCCGCCGAGAAGACCGCCTGCAGCATCGAAGCCATGAAGAACGGCGAGATTTGCGAGGCCTGCCAATAA